A genomic window from Alkalihalobacillus sp. AL-G includes:
- a CDS encoding NCS1 family transporter, with the protein MRSRSKPSYLKSPDLLPIGQEGRKITTLGFSFMWVGMVVVLATFAIGGAGVISLPLPLVILATIIGTVGIGIFISLIADIGIEHGLSFPVYMRAPFGTLGTHIPSIVRGVAASMWFGINTYFGATAMNGILNIIYGFDNWLVCFFIFAFVQLINTALGIKAVERFADLAAPTIILISIWMYMELSNTAATEGRDVWTWAENPATGAAAFTAFLVVIFSNMGFWATLAADIPTISRFIKAPKFERNWFKRNKGALIGSLVAMPITQTFMIIIGAVAYIAVQNYDPVVALQETATGWVLGVLLLMIVLAQWSTNTAANVIPAATIYSNVGGSKFPFWAGVFTAGIVGTAVQPWSLFGVIIPVLLFIGGILSAIVGILFADYYLLRKRRVNVYDLYKKHGQYKFDGGVNVAGLLSWVIGAVASYFIPSYSFLVGFIVGGACYYFLSKYWYFQKYKQAEIEDPSDEKYLGITVGRDWNLDEESASAPLKEASGAPNITVDP; encoded by the coding sequence TTGAGATCAAGGTCAAAACCAAGCTATTTAAAATCTCCTGACTTGCTGCCGATCGGCCAAGAGGGGAGAAAGATTACAACGCTCGGCTTTTCATTCATGTGGGTTGGTATGGTTGTCGTTCTTGCAACGTTCGCAATTGGTGGGGCTGGTGTTATCTCTTTACCACTTCCACTCGTTATCCTTGCCACTATCATCGGAACCGTTGGGATTGGTATATTCATTTCGTTAATTGCAGATATCGGTATTGAGCATGGTCTATCATTTCCGGTGTATATGCGGGCTCCTTTCGGAACGTTAGGAACACATATTCCATCGATTGTCCGCGGGGTTGCAGCGTCGATGTGGTTTGGTATCAACACGTACTTCGGGGCAACAGCAATGAACGGAATCTTGAATATCATATACGGATTCGATAATTGGCTCGTCTGTTTCTTCATTTTTGCGTTCGTCCAATTGATAAATACAGCTCTTGGTATCAAAGCGGTGGAGCGATTTGCTGATCTTGCAGCACCTACGATCATTCTTATTTCGATCTGGATGTATATGGAGTTGTCCAACACTGCCGCTACAGAAGGGCGGGATGTGTGGACGTGGGCGGAAAACCCTGCCACTGGCGCTGCTGCGTTTACGGCTTTTCTTGTGGTGATTTTCAGTAATATGGGATTTTGGGCGACGTTAGCTGCAGACATTCCAACGATTTCTCGGTTTATTAAAGCTCCGAAATTCGAACGGAATTGGTTTAAGCGGAATAAAGGTGCTCTCATCGGAAGTTTGGTTGCGATGCCGATTACACAAACGTTTATGATCATCATTGGTGCAGTCGCCTATATTGCGGTCCAAAATTATGATCCGGTGGTAGCATTGCAGGAAACCGCGACAGGATGGGTACTGGGTGTTCTTCTCCTAATGATCGTGCTAGCACAGTGGTCAACAAATACCGCAGCAAATGTCATCCCTGCAGCAACGATTTATTCAAATGTAGGCGGTTCAAAGTTTCCGTTTTGGGCAGGTGTATTTACGGCAGGGATTGTCGGGACCGCCGTTCAGCCGTGGAGTCTATTCGGTGTCATCATACCGGTTTTACTTTTTATCGGTGGAATATTATCGGCGATTGTCGGAATCCTTTTTGCAGACTATTACCTGTTACGGAAGCGCCGAGTAAATGTTTATGATCTCTACAAAAAACACGGACAATACAAGTTTGATGGTGGAGTGAACGTCGCTGGACTTCTGTCGTGGGTCATAGGCGCCGTTGCCTCTTACTTTATCCCGAGCTATTCCTTCTTAGTCGGGTTTATCGTTGGTGGTGCTTGTTATTACTTCCTGTCGAAATACTGGTACTTCCAAAAGTATAAGCAAGCCGAAATCGAAGACCCGAGTGATGAGAA
- the hydA gene encoding dihydropyrimidinase — MKKLIKNGTIVTASDTYSADLLIEGEQIKTIGENLDVQGAEVVDAKGCYVFPGGIDPHTHLEMPFGGTVSKDDFETGTIAAAHGGTTTVIDFCLTNKGEPLQNAIDVWHKKSKDKAVIDYSFHLMISELNEEVLNQLPRVMDEEGITSFKVFMAYKNVFQADDETLFRTLVTAKELGGLVMVHAENGDVIDYLVKRALDEGKTDPIYHALTRPPEVEGEATGRAAQLTGLANSQLYVVHVSCADAVNRIVEARNKGYEVWGETCPQYLMLDKTYLEKPDFEGAKYVWSPPLRDKWNQEVLWKALKNGQLQTLGSDQCSFDFKGQKDLGKGDFSKIPNGGPMIEDRVSILFSEGVKKGRITLNQFVDIMSTRIAKLFGLFPKKGTITVGADADLIIFDPTVERTISAKTHHMAVDYNAFEGMKVTGEAVSVLSRGEFVIRDKQFVGKTGKGNYIKRAKYSELLHEVSETLTI, encoded by the coding sequence ATGAAAAAACTAATCAAAAATGGAACGATCGTAACCGCGTCTGATACGTATTCAGCAGATCTTTTAATTGAGGGCGAACAGATCAAAACGATAGGGGAAAACCTCGATGTGCAAGGTGCAGAGGTCGTGGATGCAAAGGGCTGTTACGTTTTCCCTGGTGGAATCGATCCCCATACACATCTCGAAATGCCGTTTGGAGGAACCGTATCGAAGGACGATTTTGAAACAGGAACAATCGCTGCAGCCCATGGTGGTACGACGACCGTCATCGATTTTTGCTTAACGAATAAAGGGGAACCGCTGCAAAACGCAATTGACGTTTGGCACAAGAAATCAAAGGATAAAGCGGTCATCGATTACAGCTTTCACTTAATGATTTCTGAGCTCAATGAAGAGGTGCTGAACCAGCTGCCTCGGGTCATGGATGAAGAGGGGATTACATCGTTCAAAGTGTTCATGGCGTATAAAAATGTATTCCAAGCCGATGATGAGACCTTGTTCCGTACACTCGTGACGGCAAAGGAACTTGGCGGACTCGTAATGGTGCATGCTGAAAATGGGGATGTCATCGATTATCTTGTCAAAAGAGCATTGGACGAAGGGAAGACCGATCCGATCTACCATGCATTGACACGCCCGCCTGAGGTGGAAGGTGAAGCAACTGGCCGGGCCGCTCAGCTGACAGGTCTCGCAAACTCTCAACTATATGTCGTCCATGTATCCTGTGCAGATGCCGTCAACCGGATTGTAGAAGCACGCAACAAAGGTTATGAGGTGTGGGGCGAAACGTGTCCGCAATACTTGATGCTTGATAAAACGTATCTAGAAAAGCCAGACTTTGAAGGAGCAAAATACGTTTGGTCTCCGCCGCTTCGTGATAAGTGGAATCAGGAGGTCCTTTGGAAAGCCTTGAAGAACGGCCAACTGCAAACACTCGGCTCTGACCAATGTTCGTTTGATTTTAAAGGGCAAAAGGATCTTGGCAAGGGTGATTTTTCTAAAATTCCAAACGGCGGACCGATGATTGAAGACCGCGTCAGCATACTCTTCTCAGAAGGTGTGAAAAAGGGACGAATCACGCTGAATCAGTTCGTGGACATAATGTCGACCCGGATTGCCAAGCTGTTCGGTCTATTCCCGAAAAAGGGGACGATCACGGTTGGAGCAGATGCAGACCTTATCATTTTCGATCCGACTGTGGAACGGACGATTTCTGCGAAAACCCATCATATGGCGGTTGATTACAACGCCTTTGAAGGGATGAAGGTAACGGGAGAGGCGGTTTCGGTTCTTTCGCGTGGTGAATTTGTCATCCGTGATAAACAGTTCGTTGGGAAAACCGGTAAAGGTAACTATATAAAGCGTGCCAAATACAGCGAGCTTTTACATGAAGTGAGTGAAACATTGACTATCTAA
- the preA gene encoding NAD-dependent dihydropyrimidine dehydrogenase subunit PreA, translated as MADLRTNVAGIKSPNPFWLASAPPTNSGYQVQRAFEAGWGGAVWKTLGDPILNVTSRFAAVSYNGQRVAGFNNIELITDRPLEVNLKEIYETKKKYPDHAIIASLMVEPKQEKWHEIVKKVEEIGVDGLELNFGCPHGMAERGMGSASGQVPELVEKQTFWTKEVARTPVIVKLTPNITDITATAEAAVQGGADAVSMINTINSLAGVDLDTWNTIPHVGGKGAHGGYCGPAVKPIALNMVAECARHPKINVPISGIGGISDWQNAVEFMLMGASGVQVCTAVMHHGFRIVEDMIEGLDNYLDEKGIASVNDIIGAAVPKYSDWGNLDLNYKIVARINNDVCINCNKCHIACEDTSHQCIDMLKDGAGNSYLEVREEDCVGCNLCSIVCPVDGAIDMIEVESENPPMTWNERQAALSEPRSLFDPVK; from the coding sequence ATGGCTGATTTACGAACGAATGTGGCTGGGATCAAATCGCCCAACCCATTTTGGTTAGCGTCTGCCCCACCGACCAATTCAGGCTACCAGGTACAACGTGCTTTTGAAGCAGGGTGGGGTGGAGCGGTATGGAAAACACTCGGGGATCCGATTTTAAACGTTACTTCACGTTTTGCGGCGGTGAGCTATAACGGTCAACGAGTAGCAGGTTTCAATAATATCGAACTGATTACCGATCGTCCGCTTGAAGTCAATCTTAAGGAAATTTATGAGACGAAGAAGAAATATCCTGACCATGCGATTATTGCCTCCTTAATGGTCGAACCGAAACAGGAAAAATGGCATGAAATTGTTAAAAAAGTGGAGGAAATCGGGGTGGATGGGCTTGAATTGAACTTCGGCTGTCCGCACGGTATGGCGGAGCGTGGAATGGGATCAGCCTCCGGGCAGGTACCTGAGCTTGTTGAAAAGCAAACGTTCTGGACAAAGGAAGTGGCCCGGACACCTGTCATTGTCAAGCTGACACCAAACATCACCGACATTACCGCAACCGCGGAAGCGGCCGTACAAGGCGGGGCGGACGCGGTCAGCATGATCAATACGATCAATAGTTTAGCAGGCGTTGACCTCGATACGTGGAACACGATTCCGCATGTCGGCGGAAAAGGGGCTCACGGTGGCTATTGTGGTCCAGCGGTAAAGCCGATTGCTCTCAACATGGTGGCTGAATGTGCAAGACACCCGAAAATCAATGTGCCGATTTCTGGGATCGGTGGTATTTCCGACTGGCAAAATGCGGTTGAATTCATGCTGATGGGTGCTTCAGGTGTTCAGGTGTGTACGGCGGTGATGCATCATGGGTTCCGAATCGTTGAGGATATGATCGAAGGGTTGGACAATTACCTCGATGAAAAGGGCATCGCATCCGTAAATGACATTATCGGGGCAGCAGTTCCGAAGTATTCGGATTGGGGAAATCTCGATCTCAATTATAAAATTGTCGCTCGGATCAACAATGATGTTTGCATCAACTGCAATAAATGTCACATCGCCTGTGAAGATACCTCACACCAGTGTATCGATATGTTAAAGGACGGAGCTGGGAATTCATATTTAGAAGTGCGTGAGGAGGATTGCGTTGGGTGCAATCTTTGTTCAATCGTCTGTCCAGTTGATGGGGCGATCGATATGATCGAAGTCGAAAGTGAGAATCCTCCGATGACCTGGAATGAACGTCAGGCAGCACTTTCGGAACCTCGATCGTTGTTTGATCCCGTGAAATAG
- a CDS encoding NAD(P)-dependent oxidoreductase gives MARISLTDLSRNFQEVEPGLTGREAIEEANRCLYCYDAPCIQACPTGIDIPTFIKKIASGNMKGSATTIMSANPVGASCARVCPTEELCEGACVLNHSTKPIMIGDLQRYATDWAIHNDQVLFEKGASNGRTVAVVGGGPAGLSAARELARLGYKVTIFEASEQAGGLNTYGIVSFRLPQKISFWEVDQVKRLDVEIRTNTEVGKDISAEELLSSFDTVVLSAGMANVPNLGIEGEKLEGVYDAIEFVKETKTKPLNDDLVGKNVVVIGAGNTAIDGATCSVRLGAGNVKILYRRTQEEMTAYGFEYEFAKQDGVEFRWLTQPTKIIGDENGRVKAIECLRMELGEPGADRRRRPVPVEGSEFTLPVDAIVKAIGQTRHQSVIDAFNLEHENGVVQVSGTYQTSNPNVFACGDVVFGKGKGEAMVVTAAQQGKDVAYAVHLQIEKNSVTA, from the coding sequence ATGGCACGTATTTCATTGACGGATCTGAGCAGAAATTTTCAAGAGGTCGAACCAGGACTTACAGGCCGTGAAGCAATTGAGGAGGCGAACCGCTGTCTCTATTGCTATGATGCGCCCTGTATACAGGCATGTCCGACAGGGATCGATATCCCCACATTCATTAAAAAGATTGCTTCTGGAAACATGAAGGGTTCCGCAACAACAATCATGTCTGCCAATCCTGTAGGAGCAAGCTGTGCACGGGTATGCCCGACGGAGGAATTGTGTGAAGGGGCGTGTGTCCTCAATCATTCCACAAAACCAATCATGATTGGAGATTTACAGCGTTATGCGACGGATTGGGCGATTCATAATGATCAGGTCCTTTTTGAAAAAGGTGCTTCGAACGGTCGGACGGTTGCCGTTGTTGGCGGAGGTCCAGCGGGGTTATCCGCAGCACGAGAGCTTGCGCGACTCGGCTACAAGGTAACGATTTTTGAGGCATCGGAGCAAGCAGGGGGATTGAATACGTATGGCATTGTTTCGTTTCGTCTTCCACAGAAAATCTCGTTCTGGGAAGTTGATCAGGTTAAGAGACTCGATGTCGAAATTCGTACGAATACAGAGGTTGGGAAGGATATTTCGGCTGAGGAGCTGTTGAGTTCGTTTGATACGGTCGTGCTTAGCGCTGGAATGGCGAACGTACCGAATCTTGGAATTGAGGGGGAAAAGCTTGAAGGTGTGTACGATGCGATTGAATTTGTGAAAGAAACGAAAACAAAGCCGCTGAACGATGATCTTGTTGGAAAAAATGTCGTCGTGATCGGTGCTGGCAATACCGCGATTGACGGTGCAACCTGTTCGGTTCGTCTAGGCGCTGGTAATGTGAAAATTTTATACCGCCGTACGCAGGAAGAAATGACGGCATATGGTTTCGAGTATGAGTTTGCAAAGCAGGATGGTGTTGAATTCCGTTGGCTTACCCAGCCTACGAAAATCATTGGCGATGAAAATGGCCGTGTGAAGGCGATCGAATGCCTTCGGATGGAGCTCGGTGAACCTGGCGCGGATAGAAGAAGGCGTCCGGTCCCTGTTGAAGGATCTGAATTTACGTTACCTGTAGATGCGATCGTTAAGGCGATTGGACAGACACGACACCAGAGTGTGATCGACGCGTTCAACCTTGAACACGAGAACGGAGTCGTTCAAGTTTCTGGAACGTACCAAACCTCCAATCCAAATGTCTTCGCCTGTGGTGATGTTGTGTTTGGGAAAGGAAAAGGTGAGGCGATGGTCGTTACCGCAGCCCAGCAAGGAAAAGACGTCGCCTATGCGGTCCATCTTCAAATTGAGAAAAATTCTGTAACGGCCTAG
- a CDS encoding nitrilase-related carbon-nitrogen hydrolase yields the protein MSDLVKIGLIQATHDVDGNEPVEVHKEKSIEKHIGLVKEAAQKGAQIICLQEIFYGPYFCAEQSSKWYDSAEEIPNGPTTSKFQALARELGVVIVLPIYEREGIATYYNTAAVIDADGSYLGKYRKQHIPHVKVGDEGCGFWEKYYFKPGNLGYPVFDTAFAKVGVYICYDRHFPEGARLLGLSGAEVVFNPSATVAGLSEYLWKLEQPAHAVANGYYLGAINRVGTEGPWNMGEFYGQSYLVDPRGNFVAMASRDQDEVIIGEMNKKMIREVRDVWQFYRDRRPETYGDMTALLP from the coding sequence CTGATTTAGTTAAAATTGGGTTGATTCAAGCAACACATGATGTAGATGGAAATGAGCCGGTTGAAGTCCACAAGGAAAAATCAATTGAGAAGCATATCGGACTTGTAAAAGAGGCGGCTCAAAAGGGTGCGCAAATCATTTGTTTACAGGAGATCTTTTACGGACCTTATTTTTGTGCGGAACAAAGCTCGAAATGGTATGACTCTGCTGAGGAGATACCGAATGGTCCAACGACGTCTAAATTTCAGGCGTTGGCTAGGGAACTTGGTGTTGTTATCGTTCTGCCAATCTATGAGCGTGAAGGAATTGCCACCTATTATAATACGGCTGCAGTCATAGATGCAGACGGCTCCTATTTAGGAAAATATCGAAAGCAACATATCCCACATGTAAAGGTTGGAGATGAGGGCTGTGGATTCTGGGAGAAGTATTATTTTAAACCAGGAAACCTAGGATATCCAGTTTTTGATACCGCTTTCGCAAAGGTCGGGGTGTACATCTGTTATGACCGACACTTCCCAGAAGGTGCAAGATTACTAGGGTTGAGCGGAGCCGAAGTTGTTTTTAATCCATCCGCAACGGTCGCTGGACTTTCGGAGTATTTATGGAAGCTTGAGCAGCCTGCCCATGCGGTTGCGAATGGTTACTATTTAGGTGCAATCAACCGGGTTGGAACAGAGGGACCTTGGAATATGGGTGAGTTTTATGGCCAATCGTATTTAGTTGATCCACGTGGAAACTTTGTCGCAATGGCGAGCCGGGATCAGGATGAAGTCATTATCGGTGAGATGAATAAGAAAATGATACGTGAGGTTCGTGATGTGTGGCAGTTTTACAGGGATCGTCGTCCGGAGACGTATGGAGATATGACCGCTTTACTACCTTAG